The proteins below come from a single Anderseniella sp. Alg231-50 genomic window:
- a CDS encoding sarcosine oxidase subunit gamma produces MSEAVHTSPLAHLDGSHDAAELSISISEVADRGMIDLRGEAGSVKFRQAAKTALGIDLPLKPRSTAVKGDVTVLWLSVDQWLVCCPRNKAAGLVDKLRKNLDTLHSLVVDVSDARAIIRLEGDNAREVMMKGSSIDFTLPDYKTGLVRRLVFAEIAALAHIVTDKPCTIDIYVFRSFADYTWKWIEATAKPAATIGLFGARSE; encoded by the coding sequence ATGTCTGAAGCAGTCCATACAAGCCCGCTCGCACATCTTGACGGCAGTCATGACGCTGCGGAGTTGAGTATTTCCATCTCTGAGGTTGCCGATCGCGGCATGATAGACCTGAGGGGTGAAGCCGGTTCGGTCAAGTTCCGTCAGGCCGCCAAGACAGCTCTCGGTATCGACCTGCCGCTGAAACCACGCAGCACAGCCGTCAAAGGCGACGTGACGGTGTTGTGGTTGTCGGTTGACCAGTGGCTGGTCTGCTGCCCGCGCAACAAGGCGGCCGGCCTGGTCGACAAGCTGCGCAAGAACCTTGATACACTTCATTCGCTGGTCGTGGACGTAAGCGACGCGCGCGCCATTATCCGGCTTGAAGGCGACAATGCACGTGAAGTCATGATGAAGGGCTCATCGATCGACTTCACACTGCCGGACTACAAGACCGGACTGGTGCGCCGACTGGTGTTCGCTGAAATCGCCGCCCTTGCCCACATCGTAACGGACAAGCCGTGCACGATCGACATCTACGTCTTCCGGTCTTTTGCGGACTACACGTGGAAATGGATCGAGGCGACGGCCAAGCCTGCTGCGACCATCGGGTTGTTTGGTGCACGGTCGGAATAG
- the ddlA gene encoding D-alanine--D-alanine ligase, with protein MANRKLKVGILFGGKSAEHEVSLQSAQNVADAIDRSKYDVALIGIDKSGEWLLPDQSRFLLNAADPKLIKLNSENPESVALVPQSGGQLSNLSSGGAHSSIDVAFPILHGPFGEDGTVQGLLKLAGVPFVGSGVIGSAAGMDKDVMKRLLRDAGIPIARSLTFRHGDILSFEAISAEIGLPLFVKPANMGSSVGVHKVSDQTTFDEAVADAFAYDTKILVEEFIDGRELECAVLGNLQPEASVVGEIKPSHDFYSYEAKYLDEHGAALEIPANIPDTVSGTIRDLAVKTFQTLECEGLGRVDCFLKSDGEIIVNEINTMPGFTKISMYPRLWEASGISYPELITRLIELGLERFEREQKLKTSF; from the coding sequence ATGGCGAATAGAAAACTAAAGGTGGGCATTCTGTTCGGCGGTAAATCCGCAGAGCATGAAGTGTCGCTTCAATCGGCCCAAAATGTAGCCGACGCAATCGACAGGAGCAAATACGATGTTGCTCTCATAGGCATTGACAAGTCCGGCGAATGGCTGCTGCCGGATCAATCCCGGTTTCTGCTCAATGCCGCTGATCCGAAACTGATAAAACTCAACAGCGAAAACCCTGAGAGTGTGGCGCTGGTGCCTCAAAGCGGCGGACAATTGAGCAATCTGTCCAGTGGCGGCGCTCACTCTTCAATCGATGTGGCCTTTCCTATTCTCCACGGCCCTTTTGGCGAAGACGGCACGGTGCAGGGGCTGTTGAAACTTGCCGGTGTGCCTTTCGTCGGTTCCGGGGTGATTGGCTCGGCCGCCGGCATGGACAAGGATGTCATGAAGCGTCTGCTGCGCGATGCGGGTATACCGATTGCCAGATCCCTGACCTTCAGGCACGGGGACATTCTGAGTTTCGAAGCCATCTCGGCGGAAATCGGCCTGCCGCTGTTCGTCAAACCGGCCAACATGGGATCGTCCGTCGGTGTTCACAAAGTCTCCGACCAGACTACGTTCGACGAGGCGGTTGCAGATGCCTTTGCCTACGACACGAAAATCCTGGTTGAGGAGTTCATCGATGGCCGGGAGCTTGAGTGTGCGGTGCTCGGCAACCTGCAACCGGAAGCCTCGGTTGTCGGTGAGATCAAGCCCAGCCACGACTTCTATTCCTACGAAGCCAAGTATCTGGATGAGCATGGCGCAGCCTTGGAAATTCCGGCCAACATACCCGACACCGTCAGCGGCACAATTCGTGACCTTGCCGTGAAAACATTTCAAACGCTTGAATGCGAAGGCCTCGGCAGGGTGGACTGTTTCCTCAAGAGTGACGGCGAGATAATCGTGAACGAGATAAACACCATGCCGGGCTTCACCAAAATCAGCATGTATCCGCGGCTGTGGGAGGCAAGTGGTATTTCCTACCCGGAACTGATCACCAGGCTGATCGAACTGGGCCTGGAACGCTTTGAGCGGGAACAGAAACTGAAGACGTCGTTTTAA
- a CDS encoding helix-turn-helix domain-containing protein: protein MFGDKSRDLPMPIALVLVPEFTLLPVTSVIDPLRLSNRLSEKDLYKWSIHSTDGSPITSSSGITLVPDGNLDTIPEHATVIVCGGTNVHRYGEKTLFNWLRKQARRGTDIGAICTGAQLLAMAGLLDGYTCTIHWENQPGFIEEFPDINVTSGLFEVDRDRFTGAGGTAALDLILSLISAQHGAVLASSVAENILHSPIRQPGEHQRMSLPARIGARHPKMVGIIEQMENNLEDPLSPSLLARQAGLSTRQLERLFRRYLDRSPKRYYLELRLKKARSLLLQTSMSVINVALACGFSSPSHFSKCYRAYYSRTPYRERGLPNSSVPDEQL from the coding sequence ATGTTTGGTGACAAATCCAGAGACTTGCCGATGCCGATCGCCCTGGTCCTGGTGCCGGAGTTCACGCTATTGCCGGTGACCTCGGTAATTGACCCGTTGCGGCTTTCCAACAGACTGTCCGAAAAGGACCTGTACAAATGGTCGATCCATTCAACTGACGGATCACCCATCACTTCATCAAGCGGCATCACACTGGTTCCAGACGGCAATCTGGACACCATACCTGAACATGCGACCGTCATTGTCTGTGGCGGCACCAACGTTCACCGCTACGGTGAAAAGACACTGTTCAACTGGCTGCGCAAGCAGGCCCGGCGCGGCACCGATATCGGGGCCATCTGTACCGGCGCGCAATTGCTGGCGATGGCCGGATTGCTGGACGGGTATACCTGCACGATCCACTGGGAGAACCAACCGGGGTTCATCGAGGAGTTTCCGGACATAAATGTAACCTCCGGCCTGTTCGAAGTGGACCGTGACCGGTTTACCGGTGCCGGCGGGACTGCGGCCCTCGACCTGATCCTGTCGCTGATTTCGGCCCAGCACGGAGCGGTGCTGGCATCCAGTGTTGCCGAAAACATCCTGCATTCGCCGATCCGGCAGCCGGGTGAGCATCAGCGCATGTCACTGCCGGCACGCATCGGCGCACGCCACCCGAAGATGGTCGGTATCATCGAGCAGATGGAAAACAATCTTGAAGACCCGCTGTCGCCCAGCCTGCTGGCGCGCCAGGCCGGCCTGTCAACACGGCAACTCGAAAGGCTGTTCCGGCGCTACCTGGACCGCTCGCCAAAACGCTATTATCTGGAGCTGCGCCTGAAGAAAGCCCGCTCCCTGCTGCTGCAAACCAGCATGTCGGTGATCAATGTGGCCCTGGCGTGCGGGTTTTCCTCACCATCGCATTTTTCCAAATGCTATCGCGCCTATTATTCGCGCACACCCTATCGAGAGCGCGGCCTGCCGAACAGTTCAGTGCCGGACGAACAGCTTTAA
- a CDS encoding ATP-binding protein, with translation MISRKSLAFRLIAAASVVSVVLLIAAGILLSSLFTAAVERSLDARLQAVMDGLLASVELQQEVPKINNVLADTRFEIPLAGWYWQISSLDGDPTRQVASASLLDERLPLTQFMKPDRRPGNRMSGYLEDQSGNTLRVIEQRFTLFGSKEQYSFLVAGNFDELQTEVSAFNNALIAVLGLLGVGLVAAILLQVRYGLRPLSDLQGELAEIREGEQEGIAGSYPDEIQTVTDELNLLLKANTEVIDRARTQVGNLAHALKTPLSVLTNEAGIHGGTLGKKVSEQTGVMRDQVSMYLDRARRAARAKTIGSSTDASDVVKSIVRTLERIHVDRKISVKSKYDTKVRFRGERQDLEEMVGNLLDNAFKWTNGKVAVGVRPSASPVDKRIAWIDVCVEDNGPGLPDGGAAIAMERGKRLDETKPGSGLGLSIVSETAAMYGGKLHLDKSGLGGLHAILTLPAARRGDG, from the coding sequence ATGATCAGTCGTAAATCACTTGCCTTCCGGCTGATCGCAGCTGCCTCGGTTGTCAGTGTGGTCCTGCTGATTGCCGCCGGTATTCTGTTGAGTTCACTGTTTACCGCCGCGGTCGAGCGCAGTCTCGATGCCCGCCTGCAGGCCGTCATGGACGGTTTGCTGGCTTCGGTGGAGCTTCAGCAGGAAGTGCCGAAAATCAATAACGTCCTGGCTGACACGCGGTTTGAAATCCCGCTGGCCGGCTGGTACTGGCAGATTTCGTCACTGGACGGCGATCCCACGCGGCAGGTTGCATCTGCATCATTGCTCGACGAACGGCTGCCGCTGACACAGTTCATGAAACCGGATCGGCGGCCCGGAAACCGCATGAGCGGATATCTCGAGGACCAGTCCGGCAACACTTTGCGGGTCATCGAACAGCGCTTTACCCTGTTCGGCAGCAAGGAGCAGTATTCCTTTCTGGTGGCCGGAAACTTCGACGAACTGCAAACCGAGGTGTCCGCCTTCAACAATGCGCTGATCGCCGTCCTCGGGCTGCTCGGTGTGGGCCTTGTGGCCGCGATCCTGCTGCAGGTCAGGTATGGCCTGCGGCCGCTGTCGGACCTGCAGGGCGAACTGGCGGAAATCCGGGAGGGTGAGCAGGAGGGCATTGCCGGCAGCTATCCAGACGAGATTCAAACGGTGACCGATGAACTCAACCTGCTGCTGAAGGCCAATACCGAAGTGATCGATCGCGCCCGTACCCAGGTGGGAAATCTGGCTCATGCGCTGAAGACACCATTAAGCGTTTTGACCAATGAGGCCGGCATTCACGGCGGCACCCTGGGCAAGAAAGTGTCCGAACAGACCGGCGTCATGCGTGACCAGGTGTCCATGTACCTGGATCGTGCACGACGCGCCGCGCGCGCCAAGACAATCGGGTCTTCAACGGACGCCAGCGATGTGGTGAAGTCGATCGTACGCACGCTGGAACGGATACACGTTGACCGGAAAATCTCGGTCAAGTCCAAATATGACACCAAGGTTCGCTTCCGCGGTGAACGCCAGGACCTGGAGGAAATGGTCGGCAACCTGCTGGACAATGCCTTCAAGTGGACCAATGGCAAGGTCGCCGTCGGCGTTCGCCCGTCAGCCTCTCCTGTCGACAAGCGGATTGCCTGGATCGACGTGTGTGTGGAAGACAACGGGCCTGGTCTGCCTGACGGCGGCGCGGCCATTGCCATGGAACGCGGCAAGCGGCTTGATGAAACCAAGCCCGGGTCCGGTCTGGGTCTGTCGATCGTCAGTGAGACCGCCGCCATGTACGGTGGCAAACTGCATCTCGACAAGAGCGGGCTTGGCGGTCTGCACGCAATCCTGACCTTGCCGGCAGCGCGTCGCGGCGACGGTTAA
- a CDS encoding response regulator: MRLLVVEDDPDLNRQLVTALGDAGYAVDTATDGEEGHFLGDTEPYDAVILDIGLPVMDGVSVLENWRRDGRKMPVLILTARDRWSDKVAGFDAGADDYVAKPFHMEEVLARVRALLRRASGNASSEMTCGELALDTSSARVTVDGGAIKLTSLEFRLLSYMMHHKGKVISRTELVEHLYDQDFDRDSNTIEVFVGRLRKKLGIDVLKTVRGLGYCLSEPDDQS, encoded by the coding sequence GTGCGTTTACTGGTAGTTGAAGATGATCCGGACTTGAACCGGCAATTGGTGACGGCGCTTGGTGACGCAGGCTATGCCGTAGACACTGCAACTGATGGCGAAGAAGGCCATTTTCTCGGTGACACCGAACCATATGATGCCGTCATTCTCGACATCGGCCTGCCTGTCATGGACGGGGTCAGCGTGCTGGAAAACTGGCGTCGCGACGGCCGCAAGATGCCCGTGCTCATCCTGACCGCCCGTGATCGCTGGAGCGACAAGGTCGCCGGATTTGACGCCGGTGCGGATGACTATGTTGCAAAGCCGTTTCACATGGAAGAAGTGCTCGCCCGGGTTCGCGCCCTGCTGCGCCGGGCATCCGGCAATGCCTCATCCGAGATGACCTGCGGCGAACTGGCGCTCGATACCAGCAGCGCACGGGTCACGGTCGATGGCGGAGCGATCAAGCTGACCTCGCTTGAATTCCGCCTGCTCAGCTACATGATGCACCACAAGGGCAAGGTGATTTCCCGCACCGAGCTGGTTGAGCATCTCTATGATCAGGATTTTGATCGTGACTCCAACACCATCGAAGTGTTTGTCGGCAGGCTCCGCAAGAAGCTTGGCATTGACGTGCTGAAAACCGTTCGTGGTCTTGGCTATTGCCTGTCCGAGCCGGATGATCAGTCGTAA
- a CDS encoding nitroreductase family protein, giving the protein MNVEDAARARYSCRAFLAGKPVDRKAVEELLAVAATAPSGGNLQPWNIIALSGEPLAALIGDVQAQVGDLPRGEGSEYRIYPQDLKEPYFARRHKCGEDLYATIGVGREDKPGRMKQFRRNIELFSAPVGLFVYLDRQMQPGQWSDAGMFIQTLMLAATARGLATCGQEFWAMWHKSVARHTHPPDDWMLFCGIALGFPDPEAPVNSLKTDRAPLSEVARFTGF; this is encoded by the coding sequence ATGAACGTTGAAGACGCAGCACGTGCGCGATACAGTTGCCGCGCATTTCTGGCAGGCAAACCTGTAGATCGTAAAGCTGTTGAAGAGCTTCTCGCCGTTGCAGCCACCGCGCCGTCAGGCGGCAATCTTCAACCCTGGAACATCATTGCGCTGAGCGGCGAACCGCTTGCGGCTCTGATTGGTGATGTGCAGGCACAGGTGGGCGATCTGCCGCGTGGCGAGGGCAGCGAGTACCGCATTTACCCGCAAGACCTGAAGGAGCCGTACTTCGCCAGGCGTCACAAGTGTGGTGAAGACCTGTATGCCACCATTGGAGTCGGGCGCGAGGACAAGCCTGGCCGGATGAAGCAGTTTCGCCGCAACATCGAATTGTTCTCTGCGCCGGTTGGCCTGTTTGTCTATCTCGACCGCCAGATGCAACCTGGCCAGTGGTCCGACGCCGGCATGTTTATCCAGACACTGATGCTGGCTGCAACGGCGCGCGGGCTGGCAACATGCGGTCAGGAGTTCTGGGCCATGTGGCACAAATCGGTTGCCCGCCACACACATCCGCCGGATGACTGGATGTTGTTTTGCGGCATAGCGCTTGGCTTTCCTGATCCGGAAGCGCCGGTAAACTCCCTGAAAACAGACAGGGCACCGCTATCGGAGGTCGCGCGTTTCACTGGCTTTTGA
- a CDS encoding 2-dehydropantoate 2-reductase has protein sequence MKVAIMGAGAIGAYVGARLAQAGLDVALIARGQHLDAIRNDGLSVESPLGEVSGLDLTATDDPADIGIVDLVVFTVKLWDTEAAAQAMKPLIGPHTRVVTLQNGIDSVATISKHVAGDQVVGGTIYLFAVIDRPGVIRNSGGVHKMIFGADNGNSVMGQLSDALERAPGIDGVRSDDVSQVIWQKYIRLVPLSAATALTRKSVGDVRSDATTRKFLQSLLEELVSVAKAEGHGFAGDQVADGMAFYDGLPEQFKSSMLEDVERGNRLELPWLSARVCELGELHAIATPANWAAKCGLHLLAAGSRD, from the coding sequence ATGAAAGTTGCCATTATGGGTGCCGGCGCTATCGGTGCCTATGTCGGAGCCAGGCTCGCCCAGGCTGGTCTTGACGTCGCACTGATTGCCCGTGGACAGCACCTTGATGCTATCCGGAACGACGGGCTGTCTGTCGAAAGCCCGCTGGGCGAGGTCAGCGGGCTCGATTTGACCGCGACCGACGACCCTGCAGATATCGGCATAGTCGATCTGGTGGTCTTCACGGTCAAGCTGTGGGATACGGAGGCCGCCGCACAAGCCATGAAGCCACTGATTGGGCCGCATACCAGGGTCGTTACCCTGCAGAACGGCATCGACAGTGTCGCAACCATTTCAAAACACGTTGCAGGCGATCAGGTCGTCGGCGGCACGATCTACCTGTTTGCCGTCATTGACCGCCCCGGTGTGATCCGCAATTCAGGTGGCGTGCATAAAATGATCTTCGGAGCGGACAACGGAAATTCGGTGATGGGCCAATTGTCTGATGCGCTGGAACGTGCGCCAGGCATTGATGGTGTGCGCAGCGATGATGTCAGCCAGGTCATCTGGCAGAAATACATTCGCCTGGTACCGCTGTCTGCGGCCACTGCACTGACACGCAAATCTGTGGGAGATGTGCGCAGCGATGCCACCACACGCAAATTCCTGCAATCGCTGCTGGAAGAGCTTGTCAGTGTCGCCAAAGCTGAAGGGCACGGGTTTGCGGGTGACCAGGTGGCAGACGGCATGGCATTCTATGACGGGCTGCCTGAGCAGTTTAAATCTTCCATGCTGGAAGATGTCGAGCGCGGCAATCGTCTCGAGCTGCCATGGCTGTCGGCCCGGGTGTGCGAACTCGGCGAGTTGCATGCCATCGCCACACCCGCCAACTGGGCAGCAAAATGCGGGCTGCACCTGCTGGCCGCCGGGTCACGTGACTGA